A single genomic interval of Mauremys reevesii isolate NIE-2019 linkage group 24, ASM1616193v1, whole genome shotgun sequence harbors:
- the LOC120390577 gene encoding sialic acid-binding Ig-like lectin 12, with amino-acid sequence MGGKVECLSQLDTPAMGRVPMPQQDTGERKLPPQGPPWRAGGPATLRVLILALLWRGSLSQPPGFTLTVPQSVSVQEGLCVLVPCTFMYPASYDTDNPSARLYGRWYKEPATGGQDPPVASSGTSLGVSQETQGRFRLTGDPARGDCSLQISDARRTDAGRYFLYIEKGLLDHTYRSNSDGSDSALTISVPGLTEEPDIQILPAWGLPGTLLAGKPVTVTCTAPGRCSGPPPRVTWTGPFSDTAQNVSAQLANGTWAHSSALSFTPGLGDHGKELVCTVTYRPPRGPSTHRTVRLHVGYPPWPPNITGTQTRNGRPSERPRYSPRLGTGLNSSCQRQGPSISCSCSLRSHPPPQLQWQVDGEPLAGNGSQGGLQVSSWVQGDESVSTLSWTESADGGHQIFCLGSNLHGFYILPLSPLETGGLTRALIEISCKLVFVVTGFFLAYYLTLLYYRRTLCCSHESRRKDRPGDRESTVPEFGV; translated from the exons ATGGGGGGCAAAGTGGAGT gtcTGTCCCAGCTGGACACCCCAGCCATGGGCAGAGTCCCGATGCCACAGCAGGACACCGGGGAAAGGAAGCTCCCGCCTCAGGGCCCcccctggagagcagggggtcctgccacgctgagggtcctgatcctcgccctgctctggaggg gGTCCCTGTCCCAGCCGCCCGGATTTACCCTGACGGTGCCGCAGTCGGTGTcggtgcaggagggtctctgcgTTCTCGTCCCCTGCACCTTCATGTACCCAGCCTCGTACGACACCGACAATCCCTCGGCCCGGCTCTACGGACGGTGGTACAAGGAGCCTGCTACTGGGGGGCAGGATCCTCCCGTGGCCAGCAGTGGCACCAGCCTGGGGGTGTCgcaggagacccagggccggtTCCGGCTGACGGGGGATCCAGCGCGCGGCGACTGCTCCCTGCAAATCAGTGATGCCCGACGGACGGATGCGGGGAGATATTTCCTTTACATTGAGAAAGGCCTGTTAGATCACACTTACCGCTCCAATTCCGATGGCTCTGACTCTGCGCTCACGATCTCCGTGCCAG GGCTGACAGAGGAGCCAGACATCCAGATCTTGCCGGCGTGGGGGCTGCCAGGGACGCTGCTGGCCGGGAAGCCGGTGACTGTGACCTGCAcggcccctgggcgctgctccGGGCCCCCTCCCCGAGTCACCTGGACGGGGCCGTTCAGCGACACAGCCCAGAATGTCTCAGCCCAGCTGGCGAATGGCACCTGGGCCCACAGCTCCGCGCTCAGCTTCACGCCCGGCCTGGGGGACCACGGCAAAGAGCTCGTCTGCACCGTCACCTACAGGCCACCACGGGGACCTTCCACCCACAGAACCGTCCGGCTCCATGTCGGCT ATCCGCCCTGGCCCCCCAACATCACCGGGACCCAGACCAGGAACGGACGCCCCAGTGAGAGGCCGCGCT aCAGCCCCCGGCTGGGGACCGGGCTGAACTCGTCCTGCCAGCGCCAGGGGCCCAGCATAAGCTGCAGTTGCTCCCTgcgctcccaccccccaccccagctccagtgGCAAGTGGatggggagcccctggctgggaatGGCTCACAAGGGGGCCTGCAGGTCAGCTCCTGGGTCCAGGGGGACGAGTCCGTCAGCACTCTGAGCTGGACGGAGAGCGCTGATGGAGGCCATCAGATCTTTTGCCTCGGTTCCAACCTCCACGGGTTCTATATTTTACCGCTGAGCCCACTGGAAACAG GTGGCCTCACTCGGGCATTGATCGAAATCAGCTGCAAACTCGTCTTCGTGGTGACTGGATTTTTCCTGGCCTATTACCTCACCCTGCTCTATTACAGACG gacACTCTGCTGCTCTCATGAAAGCAGAAGGAAGGACCGGCCAGGGGACAGGGAATCCACGGTGCCTGAGTTCGGCGTGTAG